A single genomic interval of Psychroserpens sp. NJDZ02 harbors:
- a CDS encoding CocE/NonD family hydrolase produces the protein MKRILLLLAITLIFSSCKDQLKLDTTNTETAKDTFIVAEHYNKKEVSIAMRDGIKLHTTIYSPKDTSKQYPILMQRTPYSCRPYGAAEFKSKIGPNQYLMREGNIIVYQDVRGRWNSEGVYDNMRPFIPNKTGKQFDEASDTYDTIDWLVNNVDNTNGNVGTWGISYPGFYATYSTLSGHPALKAASPQACISDFFFDDFFHNGAFLLSYWRATTLFGYMKDKPVTESWYEFPKLGTEDQYQFFLDAGPLSNLNSYFKGDNVFWNQIQSHPNYDEFWQSRGILQHLKDIKPATLVVGGLFDAEDLYGPFNTYKSIEKNSKNYNGVVFGPWSHGDWARNSDRQVVGNIHFGDSISDYFQKNIETKFFNHFLKEKADGTVDLPEAHFFNTGTKKWSDFTAWPPENSVKESYFMQPDQRLTQKANRMIATSDFISDPKKPVPYSEDIKVVFTPRKFMTDDQRFASRRPDVLTFETEVLENDITLAGEILAKLQVSTTGTSADWIVKVIDVFPGDTENTDDVQDHLKLSNYHMLIRSETMRGRFRNSMSSPEPFVPNQKTAVNIKLQDILHTFKKGHKIQVQVQSTFFPYIDINPQTYVDNIFEAKASDFKAQTHKVYNDSEIEFSILK, from the coding sequence ATGAAACGTATCCTTCTTTTATTAGCCATAACGCTAATATTTTCGTCTTGTAAAGACCAACTAAAATTAGACACCACTAACACCGAAACAGCAAAAGACACTTTTATTGTTGCAGAACATTACAATAAAAAAGAAGTCTCTATTGCTATGCGTGACGGTATAAAATTACACACCACTATTTATTCGCCTAAAGACACCTCTAAGCAGTATCCGATTTTAATGCAACGTACACCTTACAGTTGCAGACCTTATGGAGCTGCCGAGTTTAAATCTAAAATAGGACCTAATCAATATTTAATGAGAGAAGGTAATATTATAGTGTATCAAGATGTTAGAGGGCGTTGGAATAGTGAAGGGGTTTATGATAACATGAGACCGTTTATACCTAATAAAACAGGCAAACAGTTTGACGAGGCTAGTGATACGTATGACACTATAGACTGGCTAGTAAATAATGTAGATAATACTAATGGTAATGTGGGGACTTGGGGAATTTCTTATCCTGGGTTTTACGCGACTTATTCTACATTATCTGGGCATCCTGCTTTAAAAGCAGCGTCGCCTCAGGCTTGTATTAGTGATTTCTTTTTTGATGATTTTTTCCATAATGGTGCTTTTTTATTAAGTTACTGGAGAGCAACGACTCTGTTTGGTTACATGAAAGATAAACCAGTTACAGAGTCTTGGTACGAGTTTCCAAAACTAGGAACAGAAGATCAATATCAATTCTTTTTAGATGCTGGTCCACTTAGTAATTTGAATTCATATTTTAAAGGTGACAATGTTTTTTGGAATCAAATCCAAAGCCATCCAAATTATGACGAATTCTGGCAGAGTAGAGGTATTCTACAACATTTAAAAGATATTAAACCAGCGACTTTAGTTGTAGGAGGCTTATTTGATGCTGAAGATTTGTATGGACCATTTAATACGTATAAGTCGATTGAAAAAAACAGTAAAAACTATAACGGTGTTGTCTTTGGACCATGGAGTCATGGGGATTGGGCAAGAAATAGTGACCGTCAAGTAGTCGGTAATATTCATTTTGGAGATAGTATTTCGGATTACTTTCAAAAAAATATTGAAACGAAGTTCTTTAATCATTTCTTAAAAGAAAAAGCAGATGGTACAGTGGATTTACCAGAAGCTCACTTTTTTAATACAGGAACAAAAAAATGGTCAGATTTTACGGCTTGGCCACCAGAAAACAGCGTTAAAGAAAGCTATTTTATGCAACCAGATCAACGTTTAACGCAAAAAGCAAATCGTATGATAGCGACTAGCGATTTTATTAGTGATCCCAAAAAGCCTGTACCATATTCTGAGGATATAAAAGTGGTATTTACACCACGTAAGTTTATGACCGACGATCAGCGTTTTGCATCAAGACGTCCTGATGTTTTGACTTTTGAAACTGAAGTCTTAGAAAACGACATTACTTTAGCAGGAGAGATTTTAGCTAAATTACAAGTGTCAACAACGGGGACATCTGCCGATTGGATTGTTAAAGTTATTGATGTTTTTCCAGGTGATACAGAAAACACAGACGATGTACAGGACCATTTAAAATTAAGTAATTATCATATGCTAATTAGAAGCGAAACCATGCGTGGACGTTTTAGAAATAGTATGAGTAGTCCAGAACCGTTTGTACCAAATCAAAAAACAGCAGTGAATATTAAATTGCAAGATATATTGCACACCTTTAAAAAAGGACATAAAATACAGGTGCAAGTACAAAGTACCTTTTTTCCTTATATAGATATCAATCCACAGACGTATGTCGATAATATTTTTGAAGCAAAAGCGTCCGATTTTAAAGCACAAACACATAAAGTTTATAACGATTCTGAAATAGAGTTTTCAATTTTAAAGTAA
- a CDS encoding YheT family hydrolase: protein MPILKTTYKPKFMFRNGHISTIYSGVLRKVKGVTQKRERITLPDTDFIDLDWSYAGNKTKQLLVVLHGLEGNAQRHYMLGSAKMANQNNMDAVCVNFRGCSGEVNKTFQSYHSGKTDDLASVIKHITTQFDYDTIYLNGFSLGGNVILKYLGETSDLPKQIKAAVTVSVPVYLRGSLERLMSSKNYVYSKKFLRDLRSKLVEKQELFPQKINNEDLSAVKTLKDFDDVYTSKAHGFKDAYDYYEQSSSLQYLKHISIPTLLINAQNDSFLSKECYPIHEAEQNPNFYLEMPKYGGHVGFHDEQNTYYSEKRMLQFITNL, encoded by the coding sequence ATGCCAATCTTAAAAACCACATACAAACCCAAATTTATGTTCAGAAATGGGCATATTTCTACTATCTATTCAGGTGTATTACGTAAAGTAAAAGGCGTAACTCAAAAACGAGAACGTATTACTTTACCAGATACAGATTTTATAGACTTAGATTGGAGTTATGCTGGCAATAAGACAAAACAATTACTTGTGGTTTTACATGGTTTAGAAGGCAATGCACAACGCCATTATATGCTGGGTTCAGCTAAAATGGCTAACCAAAACAATATGGATGCCGTTTGTGTCAATTTTAGAGGGTGTAGTGGAGAGGTAAATAAAACCTTTCAATCGTATCACTCAGGAAAGACTGACGACTTAGCTTCAGTTATAAAACACATTACGACTCAGTTTGATTATGATACGATCTACCTAAATGGTTTTAGCTTGGGTGGTAATGTTATTTTAAAATATTTAGGAGAAACATCAGATTTACCAAAACAAATAAAAGCAGCGGTAACAGTTTCTGTTCCTGTATATTTAAGAGGGTCTTTAGAGCGCTTAATGTCCTCTAAAAACTATGTGTATTCCAAAAAGTTTCTAAGGGATTTAAGAAGTAAATTAGTAGAGAAACAAGAGTTATTTCCGCAGAAAATAAACAATGAAGATTTAAGTGCTGTCAAAACTTTAAAAGATTTTGATGATGTGTATACCTCAAAAGCACATGGGTTTAAAGATGCTTATGATTATTACGAGCAATCTAGTAGTCTACAGTATTTAAAACACATTTCAATTCCTACTTTATTAATAAATGCACAAAACGATTCTTTTTTATCAAAAGAATGTTACCCAATTCATGAAGCAGAGCAAAACCCTAATTTTTATTTAGAAATGCCTAAATATGGTGGACATGTTGGTTTTCATGATGAACAGAATACCTATTATTCAGAAAAACGTATGCTTCAGTTTATTACTAATTTATAG